One region of Candidatus Methylomirabilis sp. genomic DNA includes:
- a CDS encoding DUF1844 domain-containing protein, whose translation MPEEAKAAEGAGGPQDAAAMEFGHFIVMLASTALIHLGEMTDPTARGIERDPEQARRTIDILAMLQAKTQGNLTPEETAILERILHDLRMRYLKAIGYMKGPFP comes from the coding sequence ATGCCCGAGGAGGCGAAGGCGGCGGAAGGGGCGGGCGGGCCGCAGGATGCCGCGGCAATGGAGTTCGGTCATTTTATCGTCATGCTGGCCAGTACCGCCCTCATCCACTTGGGCGAGATGACCGATCCCACGGCGCGGGGCATCGAGAGGGACCCAGAGCAGGCCCGCCGGACGATCGACATCCTCGCGATGCTCCAGGCCAAGACACAGGGGAACCTCACCCCGGAGGAGACCGCCATCCTGGAACGGATCCTGCATGATCTCCGGATGCGCTACCTGAAAGCCATCGGATACATGAAAGGGCCTTTTCCATGA
- a CDS encoding tetratricopeptide repeat protein has product MLLGAAPVAAAPLASEEVLDAARAFARVFDGVPALAARTRGEAGAVPPEALLPAREHLRAVERAEGQNPFLWVAWGIVAAGSQDPAGASRAYRRASDLAGNDLAVRWRLVKVFQALDRHEEAQQELQRLRLLRLHLGLDRLSFVAQELTQAARALTAAGEKEAAEQTLALAAEFDPVSPEVHLARAGLFVRRGRLLDPVFLRTIGGALRGFYADLPVRYAIAVNGLAALLTALPLALLLMAAVLAIRTFPLLHHDVTEVTRFRLSAEAQRAAALVLLLLPLLLGLGALWFSCFALVLLAAYLRGRERIVASVALLLTALMPDGASGLALLYDATTSPRVAALMEIERGGRSRGLLTAVTRWAAQEPAEVLPLLAQGLIYRRRGELEEARTTYQRVLALAPSLPAAHVNLGNIAFLQGEPDRARQAYERALAFRPDDPIALFNLSQFQTERLEVERAKASYEAAVARRPALAGRLAVATQAGANRVLVDAPVPVEELWRVAVAGSRDTEALAGALWGGRLPYVPFTAAPWVLGGAALLVWLVAFVQGARGHALPCEKCGRPFCPKCQRFFKEGRLCARCAAAFKREGVGETTKTLRVREHEAHLARGRRFAFVLSLLFPGAGHLYTGSAVVGFLLLLAALWAAFQGLLLPWALPVLHLPQPAEDLFALAGGLVVLACYGWSIRARKKGTA; this is encoded by the coding sequence GTGCTCCTCGGGGCTGCCCCGGTTGCCGCCGCCCCGCTCGCCTCCGAGGAGGTCCTGGACGCGGCCCGGGCCTTCGCGCGCGTGTTCGACGGGGTCCCCGCCCTGGCGGCGCGGACCCGCGGGGAGGCGGGGGCCGTCCCGCCCGAAGCCCTGCTCCCCGCGCGCGAGCACCTGCGGGCCGTCGAGCGGGCGGAAGGGCAGAACCCGTTCCTGTGGGTCGCCTGGGGAATCGTCGCCGCCGGGAGTCAGGACCCCGCGGGGGCGTCCCGGGCCTACCGGCGGGCCTCGGATCTGGCCGGGAACGACCTGGCCGTCCGCTGGCGCCTCGTGAAGGTGTTCCAGGCCCTGGACCGCCACGAGGAGGCGCAGCAGGAGCTGCAGCGCCTCCGCCTGCTCCGCCTCCACCTCGGGCTGGACCGGCTCAGCTTCGTTGCGCAGGAGCTGACGCAAGCGGCCCGCGCTCTCACCGCCGCGGGGGAGAAGGAGGCGGCGGAGCAAACCCTCGCCCTGGCGGCGGAGTTCGACCCGGTGTCCCCCGAGGTCCACCTGGCACGGGCGGGCCTCTTCGTGCGGCGGGGACGCCTCCTCGACCCCGTGTTCCTGCGCACGATCGGCGGGGCCCTCCGGGGGTTCTACGCCGACCTCCCGGTCCGCTACGCGATTGCCGTGAACGGCCTCGCGGCCCTGCTCACCGCCCTGCCCCTCGCGCTTCTCCTCATGGCCGCCGTGCTGGCGATCCGGACCTTTCCCCTCCTGCATCACGACGTCACGGAGGTGACCCGCTTCCGCCTCTCCGCGGAGGCCCAGCGCGCGGCCGCCCTCGTGCTCCTGCTCCTCCCCCTCCTCCTCGGCCTGGGGGCCCTCTGGTTCTCCTGCTTCGCCCTGGTGCTGCTGGCGGCCTACCTCCGCGGCCGGGAGCGGATCGTCGCTTCCGTCGCTCTGCTCCTCACCGCCCTCATGCCAGACGGTGCCAGCGGACTGGCCCTCCTGTACGACGCCACCACCTCTCCCCGGGTGGCCGCCCTCATGGAGATCGAGCGGGGTGGGCGGAGCCGGGGCCTGCTGACGGCGGTCACCCGGTGGGCGGCCCAGGAGCCGGCCGAGGTCCTCCCCCTCCTGGCCCAGGGGCTCATTTACCGCCGGCGAGGAGAGTTGGAGGAGGCGCGCACCACCTACCAGCGGGTGCTGGCGCTCGCCCCGTCCCTCCCGGCGGCGCACGTGAACCTGGGGAACATCGCCTTCCTGCAGGGCGAGCCGGATCGCGCCCGCCAGGCCTACGAGCGGGCGTTGGCGTTCCGCCCGGATGACCCCATCGCCCTCTTCAACCTGAGCCAGTTCCAGACGGAGCGACTCGAGGTGGAGCGCGCGAAGGCGAGCTACGAGGCCGCCGTGGCGCGGCGCCCTGCGCTGGCGGGGCGGCTGGCGGTCGCCACCCAGGCCGGGGCGAATCGGGTCCTGGTGGACGCTCCCGTTCCGGTCGAGGAGCTCTGGCGGGTGGCCGTGGCCGGCTCGCGGGACACCGAGGCGCTGGCCGGCGCCCTCTGGGGGGGGCGCCTCCCCTACGTCCCGTTCACGGCGGCGCCGTGGGTCCTCGGCGGGGCGGCGCTCCTCGTCTGGCTCGTGGCGTTCGTGCAGGGGGCGCGCGGGCATGCGCTCCCCTGCGAGAAGTGCGGGAGACCCTTCTGCCCGAAGTGCCAGCGCTTCTTCAAGGAGGGGCGGCTCTGTGCTCGATGCGCCGCCGCCTTCAAGCGGGAGGGGGTCGGGGAGACCACCAAGACGTTGCGGGTCCGGGAACACGAGGCGCATCTCGCGCGCGGGCGCCGCTTCGCGTTCGTCCTCTCCCTGCTCTTTCCCGGCGCCGGGCACCTGTACACCGGGTCCGCCGTGGTGGGCTTCCTTCTGCTGCTCGCGGCCCTCTGGGCGGCCTTCCAGGGTCTGCTGCTCCCCTGGGCCCTGCCCGTCCTGCACCTCCCCCAGCCGGCGGAGGACCTCTTCGCTCTGGCCGGCGGCCTCGTGGTCCTGGCCTGCTATGGCTGGTCGATTCGGGCCCGGAAGAAAGGGACCGCCTGA
- a CDS encoding DUF4388 domain-containing protein gives MALEGTLKDFNLPDIFQLIGYQKKTGLLALSRETEHVTVSLVDGMVVWASPGEEAFDELVGRALAKGGLISQTLVEELTRKRRETQQGLVYLLLKQGDVPPLELQRVVETKVREVLYRVFRWRDGRYQFTALPTVDLSQGRIDPISAENLLLEAIRQMDEWPLIQRHLPSMESTVRKDEERLGALEVDKLTPGERLVLELVDGKATARDIAEVSGLGEFDTAKAIADLIADGALALAAGGSAERETVQATRAPRETPAWLFRGLVVGILAAAFFAQVGLWQHDPLLLLPAAGKGEAGWELLRQHKLQADLREVEGRIHLYLLTTGRLPARLEALVEGGYLAARQLRDPWGQPLRYQVQGLEYRLEGSRPLRPSPQ, from the coding sequence ATGGCTCTGGAAGGAACCCTCAAGGATTTCAACCTGCCGGACATCTTCCAGCTCATCGGCTACCAGAAGAAGACCGGGCTCCTGGCCCTGAGCCGAGAGACGGAGCACGTGACGGTGAGCCTGGTGGACGGGATGGTGGTCTGGGCCAGCCCGGGTGAGGAAGCCTTCGACGAGCTGGTTGGCCGGGCGCTGGCGAAGGGCGGGCTGATCAGCCAGACGCTGGTCGAGGAGCTGACCCGGAAGCGGCGGGAGACCCAGCAGGGCCTGGTGTACCTCCTGCTGAAGCAGGGGGACGTCCCGCCGCTGGAGCTGCAGCGGGTCGTGGAAACCAAGGTGCGCGAGGTGCTGTACCGGGTCTTCCGGTGGCGGGACGGGCGCTACCAGTTCACGGCGCTGCCCACGGTGGACCTGAGCCAGGGCCGAATCGACCCGATCAGCGCGGAGAACCTCCTGCTGGAGGCCATCCGCCAGATGGATGAGTGGCCCCTCATCCAGCGCCACCTCCCCTCCATGGAGTCCACGGTCCGAAAGGACGAGGAGCGGCTCGGCGCGCTGGAGGTGGACAAGCTCACGCCGGGCGAGCGGCTGGTCCTGGAGCTGGTGGACGGGAAGGCCACGGCGCGCGACATCGCCGAGGTGAGCGGCCTCGGGGAATTCGACACCGCCAAGGCCATCGCCGACCTCATCGCCGATGGCGCGCTGGCGCTCGCGGCGGGGGGGTCCGCGGAGCGGGAGACTGTGCAGGCCACCCGGGCTCCGCGGGAAACCCCCGCCTGGCTCTTCCGGGGCCTGGTGGTGGGCATCCTGGCCGCGGCCTTCTTCGCCCAGGTCGGCCTCTGGCAGCACGACCCGCTCCTCCTCCTCCCGGCGGCAGGGAAGGGGGAGGCCGGGTGGGAGCTCCTGCGCCAACACAAGCTCCAGGCCGACCTCCGGGAGGTGGAGGGAAGGATCCATCTCTACCTGCTCACCACCGGTCGCCTGCCGGCCCGCCTGGAGGCGCTGGTCGAGGGCGGGTACCTTGCGGCCCGCCAGCTCCGCGATCCCTGGGGCCAGCCCCTGCGGTACCAGGTGCAGGGCCTGGAGTATCGGCTCGAGGGGAGCCGCCCCCTCCGGCCGTCCCCGCAGTAG
- a CDS encoding DegQ family serine endoprotease yields the protein MRTRTRRRIWPALLRAFAVAALVAATLSLPRPGAAKPSLEALQAVQEAFVEVAERVKPAVVNINTTQKARPPRRPQVDPFFRGPFREFFGDDFFERFFREGPRRDLERRSLGSGVIIDQQGFILTNNHVIERADEIQVTLSDKRTFKAKVVGTDPKTDLAVIRIEKATGLTPARLGDSDRIRIGEWAIAIGNPFGLSQTVTVGVISATGRSNVGITAYEDFIQTDASINPGNSGGPLLNVRGEVLGINTAIVAAGQGIGFAIPINMAKGIKDMLIAQGRVVRGWLGVQIQSLTEDLAAQFGVKPDEGVLIANVLKDGPAEKGGLKAGDVVLEVDGAKVTGVSQLQRLVAAVPPGKQVNLKVRREGGDLFLTLAVGEMPAEEPVAAAVPDEQGAARYGFKVQDLTPELREQFGLKETGGVVVSELDPEGPAARTGLRAGDVILEVGRQRVRNSKEFVAAVRRAGEKGILLRVWRDGGSQFVVIHPEKG from the coding sequence ATGAGGACACGCACCCGTCGCAGGATCTGGCCAGCCCTGCTCCGCGCCTTCGCGGTCGCGGCCCTGGTCGCCGCCACCCTCTCTCTCCCGCGGCCCGGAGCGGCCAAGCCCTCGCTGGAAGCGCTCCAGGCGGTGCAGGAGGCCTTCGTCGAGGTGGCGGAGCGGGTGAAGCCTGCCGTCGTGAACATCAACACGACCCAGAAGGCGCGCCCGCCCCGCCGGCCCCAGGTGGACCCCTTCTTCCGCGGCCCCTTCCGGGAATTCTTCGGGGACGACTTCTTCGAGCGCTTCTTCCGCGAGGGGCCGCGGCGGGATCTGGAGCGGCGCAGCCTCGGGTCGGGCGTCATCATTGATCAGCAGGGCTTTATCCTGACCAACAACCACGTCATCGAACGGGCCGACGAGATCCAGGTGACGCTCTCCGACAAGCGGACCTTCAAGGCGAAGGTGGTGGGGACCGACCCCAAGACGGATCTGGCGGTCATCCGGATCGAGAAGGCGACGGGGCTCACGCCGGCCCGGCTGGGCGACTCGGACCGGATCCGGATCGGAGAGTGGGCGATTGCCATCGGCAACCCCTTCGGGTTGTCCCAGACGGTCACCGTTGGGGTCATCAGCGCCACGGGCCGGAGCAACGTGGGGATCACCGCCTACGAGGATTTCATCCAGACCGACGCCTCCATCAACCCGGGCAACTCGGGCGGGCCGCTCCTGAACGTCCGGGGCGAGGTCCTCGGGATCAATACCGCCATCGTGGCGGCGGGGCAGGGGATCGGGTTCGCCATCCCCATCAACATGGCCAAGGGGATCAAGGACATGCTCATCGCCCAGGGCCGGGTGGTCCGGGGGTGGCTGGGGGTGCAGATCCAGAGCCTCACGGAGGACCTGGCGGCCCAGTTCGGGGTGAAGCCGGATGAGGGGGTCCTGATCGCCAATGTCCTGAAGGACGGGCCGGCCGAGAAGGGGGGCCTGAAGGCGGGAGACGTGGTCCTGGAGGTGGACGGGGCGAAGGTGACCGGGGTGTCCCAACTCCAGCGGCTCGTCGCGGCCGTTCCCCCGGGCAAGCAGGTGAACCTCAAGGTCCGGCGGGAGGGCGGCGACCTGTTCCTGACGCTCGCCGTGGGGGAGATGCCCGCGGAGGAGCCGGTGGCGGCGGCGGTGCCCGACGAGCAGGGGGCTGCCCGGTACGGGTTCAAGGTGCAGGACCTGACGCCCGAGCTCCGGGAGCAATTCGGCCTCAAGGAGACGGGGGGGGTGGTGGTGTCCGAGCTCGACCCGGAGGGGCCCGCCGCCCGGACGGGACTGCGGGCCGGAGACGTCATCCTCGAGGTCGGGCGCCAGAGAGTGCGAAACAGTAAGGAGTTCGTGGCGGCGGTGCGCCGCGCGGGGGAGAAGGGGATCCTCCTCCGGGTGTGGAGGGATGGGGGGAGTCAGTTTGTGGTGATCCACCCGGAGAAGGGGTAA
- a CDS encoding RNA polymerase sigma factor RpoD/SigA, with protein sequence MPRRSAQFYDEITDDALAGYLKRIVRISLLPKERELELAKRIQEGDEEALRQLVEANLRFVVKVAMHYQGCGLSLLDLINEGNLGLLEAGRRFRPEYNVKFITYAVWWIRQAIMQALARGSGAMRLPLRKARLASQLRVARAELAQQMGAEPTDQDLANQLNLSLEEVEDVLRISARQSSLDDDKGMEDRREVAALGGEAIPAADFDLIRKSFREEVDRLLRELKPRERQVIELRFGIESDEPMTLEAVGKRLRLSRERVRQIEEKAKRKLRLIARSRQLQDYLN encoded by the coding sequence ATGCCCCGCCGGTCCGCGCAGTTCTACGACGAGATCACGGACGACGCGCTCGCGGGGTACTTGAAGCGGATCGTCCGGATCTCCCTTCTGCCCAAGGAGCGAGAGCTGGAGCTGGCGAAGCGGATCCAGGAGGGGGATGAGGAAGCGCTGCGGCAGCTCGTGGAGGCCAACCTCCGCTTCGTCGTCAAGGTGGCCATGCATTACCAGGGCTGCGGCCTCTCTCTCCTCGACCTGATCAACGAGGGGAACCTGGGCCTCCTGGAGGCTGGACGCCGGTTCCGGCCCGAGTACAACGTGAAGTTCATCACCTATGCGGTCTGGTGGATCCGGCAGGCCATCATGCAGGCGCTGGCCCGGGGAAGTGGCGCCATGCGCCTGCCGCTCCGAAAGGCCCGGCTGGCCAGCCAGCTCCGGGTGGCCCGGGCCGAGCTGGCCCAGCAGATGGGGGCGGAGCCCACGGATCAGGACCTGGCGAACCAGCTCAACCTGAGCCTGGAAGAGGTGGAGGATGTCCTCCGGATCAGTGCCCGCCAGTCCTCCCTGGACGACGACAAGGGGATGGAGGACCGGCGGGAGGTCGCCGCGCTCGGCGGAGAGGCGATCCCCGCGGCGGACTTCGACCTCATCCGCAAGTCCTTCCGGGAGGAGGTGGACCGGCTCCTCCGGGAGCTGAAGCCGCGGGAGCGGCAGGTCATCGAGCTTCGCTTCGGCATAGAGAGCGACGAGCCCATGACCCTGGAGGCGGTGGGGAAGCGGCTGCGCCTCTCCCGGGAGCGGGTCCGCCAGATCGAGGAGAAGGCGAAGCGGAAGCTCCGCCTCATCGCCAGATCCCGCCAGCTTCAGGATTACCTCAACTGA
- a CDS encoding long-chain fatty acid--CoA ligase, with the protein MTLPELLRKSAAAYPEKPALLAGPRVLTYRALQAEVLGLSAILRGLGLGLGERVVMMLPNAPEFVAAYFAIQEAGGTVVPVNTLFKPAEVRHILQDSGAPLAVTLRSFYPTVREAAGGGPERPRVLVLDGDEGGVAPPDVTLGAGMRAARHAPAEAPAAEVAACLYTSGTTGRPKGALLSHANILANIDSFGQVIRCGPEDVFCCVLPMFHSFAATVMTLFPLSVGATVVVEPRFAPEALLRTLSERRCTVFAGVPAMYSLLASLPESAVDLSALRVCVSGGAPLPVEVLHRFEARYGIPLTEGYGPTECSPALTVNPPSGKRKVGSVGLPLPGVQIRIVDEAGQPVATGRVGEIAAKGPNVMLGYLNQPEETAAVLRDGWFYTGDLGRLDEEGYLTIVDRKKDMLIVGGLNVYPREVEVVLEGHPAVAEAAIVGLPDRVKGEEPAAFVVLRPGQAASGQDLLRYLRERLALFKLPKRIVFLDALPRNATGKVLKHVLKGQAG; encoded by the coding sequence ATGACCCTTCCTGAGCTGCTGCGCAAGAGCGCCGCCGCCTACCCGGAGAAGCCCGCCCTCCTCGCCGGCCCCCGGGTCCTCACGTACCGGGCGCTCCAGGCGGAGGTGCTGGGCCTTTCCGCGATCCTGCGGGGGCTCGGCCTTGGCCTCGGGGAGCGTGTGGTCATGATGCTCCCGAACGCCCCCGAGTTCGTCGCGGCCTACTTCGCCATCCAGGAGGCCGGCGGGACGGTGGTGCCCGTGAATACCCTCTTCAAGCCGGCCGAGGTGCGGCACATCCTCCAGGACTCCGGGGCGCCCCTCGCGGTCACGCTCCGGAGCTTCTATCCCACGGTGCGGGAGGCGGCCGGCGGGGGGCCGGAGCGGCCCCGGGTGCTCGTCCTGGATGGGGACGAAGGGGGGGTGGCGCCGCCGGATGTGACGCTGGGGGCGGGGATGCGGGCGGCCCGGCACGCGCCGGCCGAGGCGCCGGCCGCCGAGGTGGCCGCCTGCCTCTATACCTCCGGGACGACCGGGCGCCCCAAGGGGGCCCTCCTGAGTCACGCCAACATCCTGGCCAACATCGACTCCTTTGGTCAGGTCATCCGCTGCGGCCCGGAGGATGTCTTCTGCTGTGTGCTCCCCATGTTCCACTCCTTCGCCGCCACGGTCATGACCCTCTTTCCCCTCTCGGTCGGCGCGACGGTCGTGGTGGAGCCCCGGTTCGCCCCGGAGGCCCTCCTCCGGACGCTGAGCGAGCGTCGCTGCACCGTCTTCGCCGGGGTCCCGGCCATGTACTCCCTCCTGGCCAGCCTCCCCGAGAGCGCCGTGGACCTGTCCGCGCTCCGGGTGTGCGTCTCGGGCGGGGCGCCGCTCCCTGTGGAGGTTCTTCACCGCTTCGAGGCGCGCTACGGCATCCCCCTCACCGAGGGCTACGGCCCCACGGAGTGCTCCCCGGCCCTGACGGTCAACCCGCCTTCCGGGAAGCGGAAGGTGGGATCGGTGGGTCTGCCGCTGCCGGGGGTCCAGATCCGGATCGTGGACGAGGCCGGGCAGCCGGTGGCGACGGGGAGGGTGGGGGAGATCGCGGCCAAGGGGCCCAACGTGATGCTGGGCTACCTCAACCAGCCCGAGGAGACGGCGGCGGTCCTGCGGGACGGCTGGTTCTACACCGGCGACCTCGGGCGGCTCGACGAGGAGGGCTACCTCACCATCGTGGACCGGAAGAAGGACATGCTGATCGTCGGTGGCCTGAACGTGTACCCGCGGGAGGTGGAGGTGGTCCTGGAGGGCCACCCCGCGGTGGCCGAGGCGGCCATCGTCGGCCTCCCCGACCGCGTGAAGGGAGAGGAGCCGGCCGCCTTCGTCGTGCTGCGCCCGGGGCAGGCGGCCAGCGGCCAGGACCTCCTCCGCTACCTCCGCGAGCGCCTCGCCCTCTTCAAGCTCCCGAAGCGGATCGTCTTCCTGGATGCGCTCCCCCGCAACGCCACCGGGAAAGTCCTCAAGCACGTGCTGAAGGGGCAGGCCGGCTGA
- a CDS encoding sensor domain-containing diguanylate cyclase translates to MAAAGRRILTIDPEGLLPAAVQARLTAEGFQAVPVGRSPQALHRLQVEGAAAILACDRAADPLVRRLVASALGLEPHLPVVLLCPGGVVDPQFSPDPRHQPLGLPLPPDPDALVSALRRALEEEPEPRRPPRPPEAAGPLIPLEAFHEVGKALTSTLKLSEILNSIADTMSHFVQCEAWSLLLMDERRQELRFEVATGEQGPVVKQFRLKPGEGIAGWVAGEGEACIVEDVAADARFAAHVDGATGFTTRTVLCVPLKSKGKVLGVIELLNKVGGAVFDSRDLQVVRILADYAAIAIENARLYQRAEELAVTDDVTGIHNSRYFHHILERELNRARRYQRPLSVLFIDLDYFKAVNDTHGHQQGSQVLREVAQVLKTSIRTVDLIARYGGDEFIVVLPDTDAATAARLGERLRTTLAKTEFLAPEGLALRLTASFGVAAYPDHARTKEELIRFADQAMYRAKGHRRNTVYIATELAEPAPERPARRRK, encoded by the coding sequence GTGGCCGCGGCAGGCAGACGCATTCTCACCATCGATCCCGAGGGACTTCTGCCGGCCGCCGTCCAGGCGCGGCTCACGGCCGAGGGGTTCCAGGCCGTCCCGGTCGGCCGGTCCCCCCAGGCGCTGCACCGGCTGCAGGTCGAAGGCGCCGCCGCCATCCTCGCCTGCGATCGCGCCGCCGACCCCCTGGTTCGCCGGCTGGTGGCCAGCGCCCTCGGCCTCGAGCCCCACCTCCCCGTGGTCCTCCTCTGCCCCGGCGGCGTGGTGGACCCGCAGTTCTCCCCCGACCCCCGCCACCAACCCCTCGGCCTGCCCCTGCCGCCCGACCCGGACGCGCTGGTCAGCGCGCTCAGGCGCGCCCTCGAGGAGGAGCCGGAGCCCCGTCGGCCGCCCCGCCCGCCCGAGGCGGCCGGCCCCCTGATTCCGCTCGAGGCCTTCCACGAGGTCGGGAAGGCCCTCACCTCCACCCTGAAGCTCTCCGAGATCCTGAACAGCATCGCGGACACCATGAGCCACTTCGTCCAGTGCGAAGCCTGGTCGCTCCTCCTCATGGACGAGCGGCGCCAGGAGCTGCGCTTCGAGGTCGCCACCGGGGAGCAGGGGCCGGTGGTGAAGCAGTTCCGCCTGAAGCCCGGGGAGGGGATCGCCGGCTGGGTGGCAGGGGAGGGGGAGGCCTGCATCGTGGAGGACGTGGCGGCCGACGCCCGCTTCGCGGCGCACGTGGACGGTGCCACCGGCTTCACCACCCGGACCGTCCTCTGCGTCCCGCTGAAGAGCAAGGGGAAGGTCCTGGGGGTGATCGAGCTCCTGAACAAGGTGGGCGGCGCGGTCTTCGACAGCCGGGACCTGCAGGTGGTGCGCATCCTGGCCGACTACGCGGCCATCGCCATCGAGAACGCCCGCCTCTACCAGCGGGCGGAGGAGCTTGCGGTCACCGACGACGTCACCGGCATCCACAACTCCCGGTACTTCCACCACATCCTGGAGCGGGAGTTGAACCGGGCCCGGCGATACCAGCGGCCCCTGTCCGTCCTCTTCATCGACCTGGACTACTTCAAGGCCGTCAACGACACCCACGGGCACCAGCAGGGGAGCCAGGTCCTCCGGGAGGTGGCCCAGGTCCTCAAGACCTCGATCCGCACCGTGGACCTCATCGCCCGCTACGGGGGGGACGAGTTCATCGTGGTCCTCCCCGACACCGACGCGGCCACCGCCGCCCGCCTGGGCGAGCGGCTCCGGACCACGCTCGCGAAGACCGAGTTCCTGGCGCCGGAGGGCCTCGCCCTCCGCCTCACCGCCTCCTTCGGCGTGGCCGCCTATCCGGACCACGCCCGGACGAAGGAGGAGCTGATCCGCTTCGCCGACCAGGCCATGTATCGGGCCAAGGGGCACCGGCGCAACACGGTGTACATCGCGACCGAGCTGGCCGAGCCCGCGCCGGAGCGCCCGGCGCGCCGCCGCAAATAG
- a CDS encoding rhomboid family intramembrane serine protease codes for MIPLRDNLPVRRFPVITVALIAANVAVFLLLYRYLLAPESARMVFLRYGLIPRELTSGVTLAPHPFPVGVTLFSSMFVHGGLFHVAGNMLYLWIFGNNVEDAMGRARFLLFYLLSGLGAAFSQVLAGPSSTIPMVGASGAVSGVLGAYLLLYPHARVLTLITLGWFWRVVEIPAVIVLGFWIVVQVVNGLLAFSFQGGGVAWFAHIGGFAAGMVLLPFFKRRTVSVRLFRR; via the coding sequence ATGATCCCCCTCCGCGACAACCTGCCGGTTCGCCGCTTCCCGGTCATCACCGTCGCCCTCATCGCCGCCAATGTGGCCGTCTTCCTTCTCCTCTACCGGTACCTGCTGGCTCCCGAGTCCGCCCGGATGGTGTTCCTGCGCTACGGGCTGATCCCGCGGGAGCTCACCTCCGGCGTGACCCTGGCCCCCCACCCGTTCCCGGTGGGGGTCACCCTCTTCAGCTCGATGTTCGTTCACGGCGGCCTCTTCCACGTGGCCGGGAACATGCTCTACCTGTGGATCTTCGGGAACAACGTGGAAGACGCCATGGGGCGGGCGCGGTTCCTGCTCTTCTACCTGCTGAGTGGCCTGGGGGCCGCCTTCAGCCAGGTGCTGGCCGGGCCGAGCTCGACCATCCCCATGGTGGGGGCGAGCGGCGCGGTCTCGGGCGTCCTGGGGGCGTACCTCCTCCTGTACCCGCACGCGCGGGTCCTCACCCTCATCACCCTGGGCTGGTTCTGGCGCGTCGTCGAGATCCCCGCCGTGATCGTCCTGGGATTCTGGATCGTGGTGCAGGTCGTGAACGGCCTCCTCGCCTTCAGCTTCCAGGGGGGCGGCGTGGCCTGGTTCGCCCACATCGGCGGCTTCGCCGCGGGCATGGTGCTCCTCCCGTTCTTCAAACGCCGGACGGTCTCCGTCCGGCTCTTCCGGCGGTAA
- a CDS encoding histidine phosphatase family protein: MEVRRHAPRGPDGLLTPAGWALASRVGQTLHRPYAAVLTGTASRCIQTARAFGFSNFRIDPAFDSPPAEALGALLPQIRRAAQDRVLTLLEAFLRVPATRDLLFEAGERLLGALRHVADRLPAGGRALAITHTGSIEPAILLAAGAYGGGPVEFLRECEGAAFAIDRTEVVGVTPLSLPPDVLSHRPSGPAA; encoded by the coding sequence GTGGAGGTGCGGCGCCACGCGCCCCGCGGGCCCGACGGGCTGCTCACCCCCGCAGGGTGGGCGCTGGCCTCCCGGGTCGGTCAGACGCTCCACCGCCCCTACGCCGCGGTCCTGACGGGGACGGCGTCCCGCTGCATCCAGACGGCTCGGGCCTTCGGGTTTTCCAACTTCCGGATCGATCCCGCCTTCGACTCGCCCCCGGCCGAGGCCCTGGGGGCGCTCCTCCCGCAGATCCGCCGCGCAGCCCAGGACCGCGTGCTCACGCTCCTGGAAGCGTTCCTGCGCGTCCCGGCCACGCGCGATCTGCTGTTCGAGGCTGGCGAGCGGCTGCTCGGGGCCCTCCGCCACGTCGCCGACCGGCTGCCCGCGGGAGGCCGGGCGCTGGCCATCACGCACACGGGCTCCATCGAGCCGGCGATCCTGCTCGCCGCGGGGGCGTACGGGGGAGGTCCTGTCGAGTTCCTGCGGGAGTGCGAGGGCGCCGCCTTCGCCATTGATCGGACCGAGGTGGTCGGCGTGACCCCCCTGTCCCTCCCGCCGGACGTCTTGTCTCACCGTCCGTCTGGACCCGCCGCCTAA
- a CDS encoding HEPN domain-containing protein: MMRYDELRAKGLLDDAGASGKQVASLARRAAKDLQTAKATLLVDREWAYTMAAQGMVRAARALVLAEGLRPKGREQVKTVLQVVSSLLPPDFLPLLNQLERMRRKSQQFLDAADRPISTYEGEGALKAAEEFVQRVLQRIQEKNPQRSLL; the protein is encoded by the coding sequence ATGATGCGCTATGACGAGTTGCGGGCAAAGGGCCTTCTGGATGACGCGGGGGCGAGCGGGAAGCAGGTGGCCTCCCTCGCCAGGCGCGCCGCCAAGGACCTGCAGACCGCAAAGGCGACGCTGCTCGTGGACCGAGAGTGGGCCTACACGATGGCGGCCCAGGGGATGGTCCGGGCAGCCCGCGCCCTGGTGCTGGCGGAGGGGCTGCGCCCCAAGGGGCGGGAACAGGTGAAGACGGTCCTGCAGGTGGTCAGCAGCCTGCTGCCGCCCGACTTCCTCCCCCTCCTGAACCAGCTGGAGCGGATGCGGCGCAAGAGTCAGCAGTTCCTCGACGCCGCAGACCGCCCGATCTCGACCTACGAGGGCGAGGGGGCCCTCAAGGCCGCGGAAGAGTTCGTGCAGCGCGTCCTGCAGCGCATCCAGGAGAAGAACCCACAGCGGAGCCTGCTGTAG